The Penaeus vannamei isolate JL-2024 chromosome 13, ASM4276789v1, whole genome shotgun sequence genome window below encodes:
- the LOC138863832 gene encoding uncharacterized protein, whose protein sequence is MYNREGLCTTGKAYVQQGRPMYNREGLCTTGKAYVQQGRPTYNREGLCTTGKAYVQQGRPMSNREVLCTTGKAYVQQGRPMYNREVLCTTGKSHVQQGRPMYNREGVCTTGKAYVQQGKPMYNREGLCTTGKSYVQQGRPMYNREGVCTTGKAYVQQGRPMYNREGLCTTGKAYVQQGSPMYNREGLCTTGKAYVQQGRPMYNREGLCTTGKAYVQQGRPMYNREGLCTTGKAYVQQGRPMYNREGLCTTGKAYVQQGRPMYNREVLCTTGKSYVQQGRPMYNREGLCTTGKAYVQQGRPMYNREGLCTTGKAYVQQGSPMYNREGLCTTGKAYVQQGRPMYNREGLCTTGKAYVQQGRPMYNREGLCTTGKAYVQQGRPMYNREGLCTKEEAERLEFAKVYQSQHPFSWTY, encoded by the coding sequence ATGTACAACAGGGAAGGCCTATGTACAACAGGGAAGGCCTATGTACAACAGGGAAGGCCTATGTACAACAGGGAAGGCCTATGTACAACAGGGAAGGCGTATGTACAACAGGGAAGGCCTACGTACAACAGAGAAGGCCTATGTACaacagggaaggcctatgtccaacagggaaggcctatgtccaacagggAAGTCCTATGTACAACAGGGAAGGCCTATGTACAACAGGGAAGGCCTATGTACAACAGGGAAGTCCTGTGTACAACAGGGAAGTCCCATGTACAACAGGGAAGGCCTATGTACAACAGGGAAGGCGTATGTACAACAGGGAAGGCCTATGTACAACAGGGAAAGCCCATGTACAACAGGGAAGGCCTATGTACAACAGGAAAGTCCTATGTACAACAGGGAAGGCCTATGTACAACAGGGAAGGCGTATGTACAACAGGGAAGGCCTATGTACAACAGGGAAGGCCTATGTACAACAGGGAAGGCCTATGTACAACAGGGAAGGCCTATGTACAACAGGGAAGTCCTATGTACAACAGGGAAGGCCTATGTACAACAGGGAAGGCCTATGTACAACAGGGAAGGCCTATGTACAACAGGGAAGGCCTATGTACAACAGGGAAGGCCTATGTACAACAGGGAAGGCCTATGTACAACAGGGAAGGCCTATGTACAACAGGGAAGGCCTATGTACAACAGGGAAGGCCTATGTACAACAGGGAAGGCCTATGTACAACAGGGAAGGCCTATGTACAACAGGGAAGGCCTATGTACAACAGGGAAGTCCTATGTACAACAGGGAAGTCCTATGTACAACAGGGAAGGCCTATGTACAACAGGGAAGGCCTATGTACAACAGGGAAGGCCTATGTACAACAGGGAAGGCCTATGTACAACAGGGAAGGCCTATGTACAACAGGGAAGGCCTATGTACAACAGGGAAGTCCTATGTACAACAGGGAAGGCCTATGTACAACAGGGAAGGCCTATGTACAACAGGGAAGGCCTATGTACAACAGGGAAGGCCTATGTACAACAGGGAAGGCCTATGTACAACAGGGAAGGCCTATGTACAACAGGGAAGGCCTATGTACAACAGGGAAGGCCTATGTACAACAGGGAAGGCCTATGTACAACAGGGAAGGCCTGTGTACAAAAGAGGAGGCTGAGAGATTAGAATTCGCAAAGGTATATCAGTCGCAGCATCCTTTCAGCTGGACATATTGA